A window of Blattabacterium cuenoti contains these coding sequences:
- a CDS encoding valine--tRNA ligase, translating to MDISIKFDPNSLEKRIYSFWIKNGYFSSYSYNNNSTNKQIPYAMIMPPPNVTGHLHIGHFLNVSIQDILIRNARMKGYNACWVPGTDHASIATEYKVVDQLKNSGLSKFVLGRKNFLSHVFDWSIKHKKIIYNQLKLIGCSCDWTRMQFTMDNKLSQSVQKIFIDLYQKGYIYRGYNVVNWDTEARTTISDEEVFYQNQKSKLYHIKYQITGENNFINIATTRPETIFGDSAIGFHPKDERFYHINNKKVIIPIVNRVIPIIQDDLVNSNFGTGCVKITPAHDMKDKIMADKHKLDIIDIFEENGTLNDKCLHYQGLNRYKAREKIVQELYKYNMIVYEENINHKIGFSERTKSIVEKKLSIQWFLKMKELSIAAINAVKNGEIQFYPNKIKKLYFKWMNNIHDWNISRQLWWGHRIPVYYYGHSLNDFVVANNLDNALTLAKIKSNNVFLKQDSIWQDNDVLDTWFSSWILPISAFNGILNPNNQEINYYFPTEILVTGSDILFFWVARMIIASYLFNKNKPFKTVYFTGLIRDAKNQKISKSLKNFPDSVKLINKYGADAVRMGIILKSSFGKDFHFDEKIFLQGRNFANKIWNAFRLIKNWKIKENNDVPEASEIVFLWFHNRFYRFLEHFDKKFNKYQLNEAMMLLYKIIWNDFCSIYLEIIKPNDKNNSISKKEYSNTIMWFERLLKLLHPYMPFITEEIWNLLKPRTVKEALIISSWPNQHFYDPKLLYEFDNLFKLISKIRDIKHKANISNKTNMSLFIYNDNKNNNNEDKYYSLVLKLANLSKIQNISYKPKNEKLFSFFLEKKKFFLHSIEPDISSKLERFYHVEITKIEKKMLHLKKFLLMIQNNLSNEKYIQYVPKTILYKEKKKEKDIIKKIQYFNNFLKKLL from the coding sequence ATGGATATTTCAATTAAATTTGATCCAAATTCTTTAGAAAAAAGAATTTATAGTTTTTGGATAAAAAATGGATATTTTTCTTCTTATTCATATAATAATAATTCAACAAATAAACAAATACCTTATGCAATGATTATGCCTCCACCTAATGTAACTGGTCATTTACATATAGGTCATTTTTTAAATGTTAGTATACAAGATATTTTGATAAGAAATGCCAGGATGAAGGGTTATAATGCGTGTTGGGTCCCTGGAACAGATCATGCTTCTATTGCAACAGAATATAAAGTAGTTGACCAATTAAAAAATAGTGGATTATCAAAATTTGTGTTAGGAAGAAAAAATTTTTTATCTCATGTTTTTGATTGGTCTATAAAACATAAAAAAATTATTTACAATCAATTAAAATTAATTGGTTGTTCTTGTGATTGGACAAGAATGCAATTTACTATGGATAATAAGTTATCTCAATCGGTACAAAAGATTTTTATAGATTTATATCAAAAAGGATATATATATAGAGGCTATAATGTAGTGAATTGGGATACTGAAGCTAGGACCACAATATCTGATGAAGAAGTATTCTATCAAAATCAAAAATCCAAACTTTATCATATCAAATATCAAATTACAGGAGAAAATAATTTTATTAATATTGCAACTACTAGACCTGAAACAATATTTGGAGATTCAGCCATAGGATTTCATCCTAAAGATGAACGTTTTTATCATATAAATAATAAAAAGGTAATTATCCCAATAGTAAATAGAGTAATTCCAATTATACAAGATGATTTGGTGAATTCTAATTTCGGAACAGGTTGTGTAAAGATTACTCCAGCTCATGATATGAAGGATAAAATTATGGCTGATAAACATAAATTGGATATTATTGATATTTTTGAGGAAAATGGGACTTTAAATGATAAATGTTTACATTATCAAGGATTAAATAGGTATAAAGCTAGAGAAAAAATTGTTCAAGAATTGTATAAATATAATATGATTGTTTATGAAGAAAATATTAATCATAAAATAGGATTTTCAGAAAGAACAAAATCAATAGTAGAAAAAAAACTGTCTATTCAATGGTTTTTAAAAATGAAAGAACTATCTATTGCAGCAATAAATGCAGTAAAAAATGGGGAAATACAATTTTATCCAAACAAAATTAAAAAATTATATTTTAAATGGATGAATAATATTCATGATTGGAATATATCTAGACAACTTTGGTGGGGACATAGGATACCTGTATATTATTATGGACATTCTTTGAATGATTTTGTAGTTGCTAATAACTTAGATAATGCTTTAACATTAGCAAAAATAAAATCTAATAATGTTTTTTTAAAACAAGATTCTATTTGGCAAGACAACGATGTATTAGATACCTGGTTTTCTTCTTGGATTCTTCCTATATCTGCATTTAATGGTATTTTAAATCCAAATAATCAAGAAATAAATTATTATTTTCCAACTGAAATTTTGGTAACAGGTTCAGATATATTATTTTTTTGGGTAGCCCGTATGATTATTGCAAGTTATTTATTTAACAAAAATAAACCATTTAAAACAGTTTATTTCACAGGTCTCATACGAGATGCTAAAAATCAAAAAATATCAAAATCTTTAAAAAATTTTCCAGATTCTGTAAAATTAATTAACAAATATGGAGCAGATGCCGTTAGAATGGGTATTATTTTAAAATCAAGTTTTGGAAAAGATTTTCATTTTGATGAAAAAATCTTTTTACAAGGAAGAAATTTTGCAAATAAAATATGGAATGCGTTTCGTTTAATTAAAAATTGGAAAATTAAAGAAAATAATGATGTTCCTGAAGCATCTGAAATAGTATTTTTATGGTTTCATAATAGGTTTTATAGATTTTTAGAACATTTTGATAAAAAATTTAATAAATATCAACTTAATGAAGCTATGATGCTGTTATATAAAATCATTTGGAATGATTTTTGTTCTATTTATCTTGAAATTATAAAACCAAATGATAAAAATAATTCTATATCGAAAAAAGAATATAGTAATACTATAATGTGGTTTGAACGTTTATTAAAATTATTACACCCTTATATGCCATTTATAACAGAAGAAATTTGGAATCTTTTGAAACCAAGAACAGTGAAAGAAGCTTTAATCATTTCTTCGTGGCCAAATCAACATTTTTATGATCCAAAATTATTATATGAATTTGATAATTTATTTAAATTAATTTCAAAAATTAGAGATATTAAACATAAGGCTAACATATCTAATAAAACTAATATGAGTTTATTTATTTATAATGATAATAAAAATAATAATAATGAAGATAAATATTATTCATTAGTATTAAAATTAGCAAATTTGTCTAAAATTCAAAATATATCATATAAGCCTAAAAATGAAAAATTATTTTCATTTTTTTTAGAAAAAAAAAAATTTTTTTTACATTCTATAGAACCAGATATATCTTCTAAATTAGAAAGATTCTACCATGTAGAAATTACAAAAATTGAAAAAAAAATGTTGCATTTAAAAAAATTTTTGTTAATGATACAAAACAATCTTTCAAATGAGAAATATATTCAATATGTTCCTAAAACAATTTTGTATAAAGAGAAAAAAAAAGAAAAAGATATCATCAAGAAAATACAATATTTTAATAATTTTTTAAAAAAATTATTATAA
- a CDS encoding dihydrofolate reductase, producing the protein MKIIIVSAMSQNGFIGNKNKLMWNLPMDLKRFKQMTIGETIIMGRKTFESIGQILPYRQNIVLTKHKKLKNIKNIKIISNIQHIFKLQCQRIFIIGGGQIYQQTINIADILELTLIHKNFIGDTKFPPINLQQWKKTKYTFYKKDKLHSVDYSFIQYKRI; encoded by the coding sequence ATGAAAATAATTATTGTGTCTGCTATGTCTCAAAACGGATTTATTGGTAATAAAAATAAATTAATGTGGAATTTACCTATGGATTTAAAACGTTTTAAACAAATGACTATTGGAGAAACTATTATTATGGGCAGAAAAACTTTTGAATCTATTGGACAAATACTTCCATATAGACAAAATATTGTCTTGACAAAACACAAAAAATTAAAAAATATCAAAAATATTAAAATAATTTCTAATATTCAACACATTTTTAAATTACAATGTCAAAGAATATTTATTATAGGTGGTGGACAAATATATCAACAGACGATCAATATTGCTGATATATTAGAATTAACATTAATTCACAAAAATTTTATTGGAGATACAAAATTTCCACCAATTAACTTACAACAATGGAAAAAAACCAAATATACATTTTATAAAAAAGATAAATTACATTCTGTGGATTACAGTTTTATTCAATATAAAAGAATATAA
- a CDS encoding bifunctional nuclease family protein: MTQQLIRLSVKGISLSQIQSGIYVLFLEEESGKMKLPILIDGMQAQSIAFALGHFENDHKNRNLSSLSRSFTHDLFITFTKAFFINLKSVVIYKLLNGIFFSYIVCENYKNQKSDVNKQENHENDNIICNKIDSKTSDAVALAIRFQAPIYTTKEIFNKAGIYVEKNPLTENEYAENIIENSIPIYFKKERNKQTLESMTEKDLHLLLNQAVINEYYELAAKIKKELDKR; encoded by the coding sequence ATGACACAACAGTTAATCAGATTATCTGTAAAAGGAATATCCTTAAGTCAAATTCAATCTGGTATATATGTTTTATTTTTAGAAGAAGAATCTGGCAAAATGAAATTACCTATTTTGATAGATGGTATGCAAGCGCAATCTATTGCATTTGCTTTAGGTCATTTTGAAAATGATCATAAAAATAGAAATCTGTCATCTCTATCTAGATCATTTACACATGATTTATTTATTACTTTTACAAAAGCCTTTTTTATTAATTTAAAATCAGTTGTTATTTATAAATTACTAAATGGTATATTTTTTTCATATATAGTATGTGAAAATTATAAAAATCAAAAATCTGATGTAAACAAACAAGAAAATCATGAAAATGATAATATTATATGTAACAAAATTGATTCCAAAACATCTGATGCTGTAGCTTTAGCTATTAGATTTCAAGCACCAATTTATACTACTAAAGAAATATTTAATAAAGCTGGTATTTATGTAGAAAAAAACCCACTTACTGAAAATGAATATGCTGAAAACATTATTGAAAATTCAATACCTATTTATTTCAAAAAAGAAAGAAATAAACAAACTTTAGAAAGTATGACAGAAAAAGATTTACATCTACTTCTTAATCAAGCTGTGATAAATGAATATTATGAGTTAGCAGCAAAAATTAAAAAGGAATTAGACAAAAGATAA
- a CDS encoding pyruvate dehydrogenase complex E1 component subunit beta translates to MKEKTFREVIAEAMSEEMRRDNSVYLMGEEVAQYNGAYKASKGLLKEFGSQRVIDTPISELGFSGIGIGSAMNGCRPIIEFMTFNFSLVAMDQIINNAAKIHYMSGGQWNIPIVFRGPTGFAGQLGATHSQSFESWYASCPGLKVVIPCNPYDAKGLLKSAIRDNNPVIFMESEQMYSDKMMIPDKEYIIPIGISDIKKVGTDISLVSFGKLIKLAMHIAKKLETENISVEVIDLRTIRPLDYNSILLSVQKTNRLIILEESWPFSSIGSEITYFIQKNAFDYLDAPINKITTLDTPSPYSSNLISYWFPNETKIIKSIKKSLYI, encoded by the coding sequence ATGAAAGAAAAAACTTTTCGTGAAGTAATAGCAGAAGCAATGAGTGAAGAAATGAGAAGAGATAATTCTGTATATTTAATGGGAGAAGAAGTAGCTCAATATAACGGAGCATATAAAGCTTCTAAAGGATTACTAAAAGAATTTGGATCACAAAGAGTAATTGATACACCTATTTCAGAATTGGGATTTTCAGGAATAGGAATAGGTTCAGCTATGAATGGATGTAGACCAATTATTGAATTTATGACTTTTAACTTTTCTTTAGTAGCAATGGATCAAATTATCAATAATGCAGCTAAAATTCATTATATGAGTGGTGGTCAATGGAATATTCCTATTGTCTTTAGGGGACCTACAGGATTTGCTGGACAATTAGGTGCTACTCATTCTCAATCTTTTGAAAGTTGGTATGCGAGTTGTCCTGGTCTAAAAGTAGTTATCCCTTGTAATCCATATGATGCTAAAGGATTATTAAAATCTGCAATTAGAGATAATAATCCAGTTATTTTTATGGAATCTGAACAAATGTATAGTGATAAAATGATGATTCCAGATAAAGAATATATTATACCTATTGGTATATCTGATATTAAAAAAGTAGGTACAGATATAAGTTTAGTATCTTTTGGAAAATTAATTAAATTAGCAATGCATATTGCTAAAAAGTTAGAAACAGAAAATATTAGTGTAGAAGTAATAGATCTTAGAACTATTCGTCCATTAGATTATAATTCTATATTATTATCAGTACAAAAAACCAATCGATTAATAATATTGGAAGAATCTTGGCCATTTTCATCAATTGGATCTGAAATTACATATTTTATACAAAAAAATGCTTTTGATTATTTAGATGCACCAATTAATAAAATTACTACATTGGATACTCCATCTCCTTATTCATCTAATCTAATATCATATTGGTTTCCAAACGAAACAAAAATTATAAAATCTATTAAAAAATCTTTATATATCTAA
- a CDS encoding methylenetetrahydrofolate reductase, whose product MKVTDHINHTKKTLFSFEILPPLRGHDIKDIFYTLDPLMEFNPPFIDVTYHRAEFVYIETENGFLQRKSISKRPGTVGICSAIMNKYGVDAVPHIICGGFNKQMTENALIDLNFLGIDNVLVLRGDPLKYEHVFCPKDNGHKYAANLVKQVQNLNSGIYLYKHCDKQQQYSGSLFDFCIGVAGYPEKHFEAPNMERDLFFLKKKIEYGASYIVTQMFFDNRKYFSFVKKCRQVGISVPIIPGIKPISSKTQLNILPSKFYINIPNELVIEIEKAKNQTTVVQIGVDWAIQQSKELKNAGVKLIHYYTMDKPENIYQIVQAIY is encoded by the coding sequence ATGAAAGTTACGGATCATATTAATCATACAAAAAAAACTTTATTTTCTTTTGAAATTCTTCCTCCTTTAAGAGGACATGATATTAAAGATATTTTTTATACTTTAGATCCTTTAATGGAATTTAATCCACCTTTTATTGATGTTACATATCATCGTGCAGAATTTGTTTATATAGAAACAGAAAATGGTTTTTTGCAAAGAAAAAGTATTTCAAAACGGCCAGGAACTGTTGGAATTTGTTCAGCTATTATGAATAAATATGGAGTAGATGCAGTTCCACATATCATTTGTGGAGGATTTAATAAACAAATGACAGAAAATGCTTTAATAGATTTAAATTTTTTAGGAATAGATAATGTACTTGTACTGAGAGGAGATCCTTTAAAATATGAACATGTTTTTTGTCCAAAAGATAATGGACATAAATATGCTGCTAATTTAGTAAAACAAGTACAAAATTTAAATTCTGGAATATATTTATATAAACATTGTGACAAACAACAACAATACTCAGGTTCTTTATTTGATTTTTGTATTGGTGTGGCAGGTTATCCAGAAAAACATTTTGAGGCACCCAATATGGAAAGAGATTTATTTTTTTTGAAAAAAAAAATTGAATATGGAGCTAGTTATATTGTAACTCAAATGTTTTTTGATAATCGAAAATATTTTTCTTTTGTTAAAAAATGTAGACAAGTTGGTATTTCTGTACCAATTATTCCTGGAATTAAACCAATTTCTTCAAAAACTCAGCTGAATATTCTTCCTTCTAAATTTTACATTAATATACCAAATGAATTAGTAATAGAAATTGAAAAAGCCAAAAATCAAACAACAGTTGTTCAGATAGGAGTTGATTGGGCAATTCAACAATCTAAAGAGTTAAAAAATGCTGGTGTTAAATTGATTCATTATTATACCATGGACAAACCAGAAAATATTTATCAAATAGTTCAAGCAATTTATTAG
- the serS gene encoding serine--tRNA ligase, whose protein sequence is MLSASFINKNLNEVLLGLDIRQFQKIYLIDEILILYKKKKKLEIIINNILTKEKILSNKIRILIQQQKNENITQYEEKKIMLFKEISIKYKKQKNTLLIDLHNILKNLENKLDQIPNIPDQCVQKIEEKIIFKKNIIYSQTKCKILSHWELSKKFSLFDLSLGSKISGSSFAVYIGQGAKLYRSLIQYFLDQNILASYVEYNLPYIVNKKSVYSTGQLPDKEGQMYVIEKDNFYLIPTGEVPLINCYRNNLFSYKDLPIKNTTHTSCFRRESGSYGSKVRGLNRLHQFDKVEIIQITTSERSCNSLKEMIEHVKKLIISLELPFRMIRLIGKNLGFSSAITYDFEVYSRAQDKWLEVSSISNCKNFQSNRLNLKYRNRHGKIEFCHTLNGSALALPRIMAALLENHQTSTKIKIPKILIPYTGFNNIE, encoded by the coding sequence ATGCTTTCAGCATCTTTTATTAATAAAAATCTAAATGAAGTATTATTAGGATTAGATATAAGACAATTTCAAAAAATTTACTTAATAGATGAAATATTAATATTATATAAAAAAAAAAAAAAATTAGAAATTATTATTAATAATATATTAACAAAAGAAAAAATATTATCTAATAAAATCAGAATACTTATACAACAACAAAAAAATGAAAATATAACGCAATATGAAGAAAAAAAAATTATGTTGTTTAAAGAAATATCTATTAAATATAAAAAACAGAAAAATACTTTATTAATTGACTTACATAATATTCTTAAAAATTTAGAAAATAAATTAGATCAAATTCCCAATATACCTGATCAATGTGTACAAAAAATAGAAGAAAAAATTATTTTTAAAAAAAATATTATTTATTCACAAACAAAATGTAAAATTTTGTCTCATTGGGAATTATCTAAAAAATTTAGTTTATTTGATTTATCTTTAGGATCAAAAATCAGTGGGTCTAGTTTTGCGGTATATATTGGTCAAGGTGCTAAATTATATAGAAGTCTAATTCAGTATTTTTTAGATCAAAATATACTTGCATCATATGTTGAGTATAACCTACCTTATATTGTGAATAAAAAATCTGTATATTCTACTGGACAATTACCAGATAAAGAAGGTCAAATGTATGTTATTGAAAAAGATAATTTTTATCTTATACCTACAGGAGAAGTTCCACTGATAAATTGTTATCGAAATAATCTTTTTTCTTATAAAGATTTGCCTATCAAAAATACAACTCATACTTCTTGTTTTAGAAGAGAATCTGGATCTTATGGTTCAAAAGTTAGAGGTTTAAATAGATTACATCAGTTTGATAAAGTGGAAATAATTCAAATTACAACTTCTGAAAGATCGTGTAATTCTTTGAAAGAAATGATTGAACATGTTAAAAAACTTATTATCTCGTTAGAGTTACCATTTAGAATGATTCGTTTAATAGGAAAAAATTTAGGATTTTCATCTGCTATTACTTATGATTTCGAAGTTTATTCAAGAGCACAAGATAAGTGGTTAGAAGTTAGTTCAATTTCTAATTGCAAGAATTTTCAATCTAATCGATTAAATCTTAAATATAGAAATCGACATGGAAAAATCGAATTTTGTCATACACTTAATGGTAGTGCACTTGCTTTACCAAGAATTATGGCAGCTTTATTAGAAAATCATCAGACGTCCACAAAAATCAAAATTCCTAAAATATTAATTCCATATACTGGATTTAATAATATTGAATAA
- the rsmA gene encoding 16S rRNA (adenine(1518)-N(6)/adenine(1519)-N(6))-dimethyltransferase RsmA, producing MRNFFIKKKFDQYFLKDKNIAQKIVNSLSLNNYDTIVEIGPGLGILTYFLLLKTGIKVILIEIDKELIFYLKKKFLLSKYQIINKNFLHWTPEDYSLKKFAIIGNFPYKISSKILFHILKYNQYIPECIGMFQKEFVDRIRSKCGNKSYGSLSVLIQIFYKIKYLFSVNKQVFTPIPNVKSVVISLKTKNIHNIDIELLFQCVKMAFNQRRKILKNSLQKLTRITNLKNIPFINKRAEELTAKEFMQLIQQLSIGI from the coding sequence ATGCGTAATTTTTTTATCAAAAAAAAATTTGATCAATATTTTCTAAAAGATAAAAATATAGCACAAAAAATAGTTAATTCTTTATCATTAAATAATTACGATACAATAGTTGAAATAGGGCCGGGATTAGGTATTTTAACATATTTTTTACTACTAAAAACTGGAATTAAGGTAATTTTAATAGAAATAGATAAAGAGTTAATTTTTTACTTAAAAAAAAAATTTTTATTATCTAAATATCAAATAATTAATAAAAATTTTTTACACTGGACTCCAGAGGATTATTCCCTAAAAAAATTTGCAATAATTGGTAATTTTCCATATAAAATTTCTTCTAAAATCTTATTTCACATATTAAAATATAATCAATATATACCAGAATGTATAGGAATGTTTCAAAAAGAATTTGTTGATCGTATTCGTTCTAAATGTGGTAATAAATCTTATGGAAGTTTATCGGTATTAATACAAATATTTTATAAAATAAAATATTTATTTAGTGTAAATAAACAAGTGTTTACTCCAATTCCAAATGTAAAATCAGTAGTAATATCTTTAAAAACAAAAAACATACATAATATAGATATCGAATTGTTATTTCAATGTGTTAAAATGGCGTTTAATCAAAGAAGAAAAATTTTAAAAAATTCTTTACAAAAGTTGACTAGAATAACGAATTTAAAAAACATTCCATTTATCAATAAAAGAGCAGAAGAACTTACTGCCAAAGAATTTATGCAACTCATACAACAATTATCAATAGGAATATGA
- a CDS encoding bifunctional 5,10-methylenetetrahydrofolate dehydrogenase/5,10-methenyltetrahydrofolate cyclohydrolase, with the protein MTQLLNGKEIAIKIKQEICEEIEKIKHQKKRLPHLGIILSGNNVESIIYVNKKIQECKNIGLSCSLVELPENSSEQKILEEIYKMNNNPFIDGFIIQLPLPQHINVDNLILSINPDKDVDGFHPENFGKMALNMNTFIPATAYGIITLLQKYKIKISGKHTVVIGRSRIVGLPISILMSIQNDFGNSTVTLTHTYTKNLFFYTKKADIIIVAVGSPGFLTGNMIKKGAILIDVGINKINQGIKTMLKGDIDFDSIFGKASYITPVPGGIGPMTIIMLIKNTIKAAYKRLYKSN; encoded by the coding sequence ATGACACAATTATTAAATGGCAAAGAAATAGCCATCAAGATAAAACAAGAAATTTGTGAAGAAATAGAAAAAATCAAACATCAAAAAAAACGTCTTCCGCATCTTGGAATTATTTTATCTGGAAACAATGTAGAAAGCATAATATATGTAAATAAAAAAATTCAAGAATGCAAAAATATTGGACTTTCATGTTCGTTAGTTGAATTGCCAGAAAATAGTTCAGAACAAAAAATTTTAGAAGAAATATATAAAATGAATAATAATCCATTCATCGATGGTTTTATTATACAATTGCCACTTCCACAACATATTAATGTAGATAATTTAATTTTATCTATAAATCCAGACAAAGATGTAGATGGTTTTCACCCAGAAAATTTTGGTAAAATGGCACTAAATATGAATACATTTATTCCTGCAACTGCTTATGGAATTATAACCTTATTACAAAAATATAAAATTAAAATATCTGGTAAACATACCGTAGTAATTGGAAGGAGCAGAATTGTAGGATTACCAATAAGTATATTAATGAGTATACAAAATGATTTTGGAAATAGCACTGTTACATTAACTCATACATATACTAAAAATCTATTTTTTTATACAAAAAAAGCGGATATTATTATTGTGGCTGTTGGATCACCTGGCTTTTTAACTGGTAATATGATTAAAAAAGGAGCAATATTGATTGATGTTGGAATAAATAAAATCAATCAAGGAATTAAAACCATGTTGAAGGGAGATATTGATTTTGATAGTATTTTTGGAAAGGCTTCTTATATAACACCAGTTCCTGGAGGTATTGGCCCAATGACTATAATTATGCTAATAAAAAATACTATTAAAGCAGCTTATAAAAGATTATATAAATCAAATTAA
- the hisIE gene encoding bifunctional phosphoribosyl-AMP cyclohydrolase/phosphoribosyl-ATP diphosphatase HisIE: MYYISKDIFKDNKLIPVIVQDNKTNKVLMLGYMNLDAFEQSVKLNKVTFYSRSKQKLWTKGEISKNYLLIEDILIDCDQDTLLIKAIPTGPICHTGMDTCWKEINQPNFLFQLENIIVYRNKNKKEIKNSYVVKLIEQGINRIAQKLGEEAIEMIIESKNNNIRNFLNEAADVLFHYILLLYVKECSIHQVIDILQDRNTDK, from the coding sequence ATGTATTATATATCAAAAGATATTTTTAAAGACAATAAATTAATTCCAGTAATTGTTCAAGATAATAAAACAAATAAAGTTTTAATGCTTGGTTATATGAATTTAGATGCTTTTGAACAAAGTGTGAAGCTGAATAAAGTGACTTTTTATAGTAGATCAAAACAAAAATTATGGACAAAAGGTGAAATAAGTAAAAATTACTTATTAATAGAAGATATATTAATTGATTGTGATCAAGATACTTTATTAATTAAAGCTATACCAACTGGACCAATTTGTCATACAGGAATGGATACTTGTTGGAAAGAAATTAATCAACCCAATTTTTTATTTCAATTGGAAAATATAATTGTTTATAGAAACAAAAACAAAAAAGAAATTAAAAATTCTTATGTAGTTAAATTAATAGAACAAGGAATTAATAGAATTGCTCAAAAATTAGGAGAAGAAGCTATTGAAATGATTATTGAATCTAAAAATAATAATATAAGAAATTTTTTAAATGAAGCTGCAGATGTATTATTTCATTATATTCTTCTTTTATATGTTAAAGAATGTTCTATACATCAAGTTATAGATATATTACAAGATAGAAATACAGATAAATAA
- the hisF gene encoding imidazole glycerol phosphate synthase subunit HisF codes for MLVKRIIPCLDIIHGRTVKGINFKHLKDAGNPINLGKWYANQGADELVFLDITATNEKRKTLSSLVKNIAKHINIPFTVGGGIKDEQDVELLLHAGADKISINTEAFKNPKILNILSKRYGQQCIVLAIDAQYQSNNWFVYLNGGRIPTNYKVLDWAIEGSEKGAGEILLTSMNHDGTKNGFALDIIQQISENISIPVIASGGAGKLHDFCKVFQIGKADAALAASIFHYKQITIPKLKYYLHYHKIPIRIN; via the coding sequence ATGTTAGTGAAAAGAATTATACCGTGTTTAGATATTATACATGGCAGAACTGTAAAAGGCATTAATTTTAAACATTTAAAAGATGCCGGTAATCCAATTAATTTAGGAAAATGGTATGCAAATCAAGGAGCCGATGAGTTAGTTTTTTTGGATATTACAGCAACTAATGAAAAAAGAAAAACATTATCTAGTTTAGTGAAAAACATTGCCAAACATATTAATATTCCTTTTACTGTAGGAGGAGGGATTAAAGATGAACAAGATGTTGAATTATTATTACATGCGGGCGCTGATAAAATCTCCATTAATACAGAAGCTTTTAAAAATCCAAAAATATTAAATATTTTATCTAAAAGATATGGACAACAATGTATAGTATTAGCAATAGATGCACAGTATCAAAGTAATAATTGGTTTGTGTATTTAAATGGAGGACGTATTCCTACAAATTATAAAGTATTAGATTGGGCAATAGAAGGTTCAGAAAAAGGAGCAGGAGAAATATTATTAACTTCTATGAATCATGATGGTACAAAAAATGGATTTGCTTTAGATATAATTCAACAAATTTCTGAAAATATTTCTATTCCTGTGATTGCTTCAGGTGGTGCAGGTAAATTACATGACTTTTGTAAAGTGTTTCAAATTGGAAAAGCAGATGCAGCTTTAGCTGCTAGCATTTTTCACTATAAACAAATTACGATACCTAAATTAAAATATTATTTACATTATCATAAAATTCCTATTAGGATTAATTAG